A portion of the Actomonas aquatica genome contains these proteins:
- a CDS encoding divalent metal cation transporter: MAIDYNVERPEDAALEAAANSGFFGKLGAYAKLSGPGWLQGAITLGGGSLAGSLFIGIVAGPHLLWIQPFAMLCGITMLSAIAYVTLSTGERPMLTVSRHLTPVLAIAWAVATIVANVVFALPQFALATSTFLQNLTPSWADSEVAPWIIGGVLAVTSVGIVWGYESGSKGIRLFELVLKVLVAVVVLSFFLVVGMLVARGQIDVGAVMAGLIPHLSQLHEPTPQLAEIAAATGAHEGLWREIISNSQRDIIIAAGGTAVGINMTFLLPYTLLRRGWQRKHRELSMFDLSLGLFIPFVIATSCLVIAAGSAFYTKTDDVLAPDGSVRPAMVRAYGDSVDKFLKLRDGASFASLDADAKAAARETLAPVDRRMAAMLASRDAGQLSAALAPVLGKAGANLVFGVGVIAMAWSSIIILILMNGLAIGAVFKRDENPTVFRIGTLMPGISGFFAPVIWTGASRAALAIPASVIATTLLPIAYFTFLLLMNSKGALGKDRPSGGVRLVVNLLMAGATSAATLASVWALSNRGTAGTWGLVGLGSLFAIGLISFLRKRNTA, encoded by the coding sequence ATGGCAATCGACTACAACGTGGAGCGTCCGGAAGACGCGGCGCTCGAAGCAGCCGCCAACAGCGGATTTTTTGGCAAACTCGGCGCCTACGCCAAACTCTCCGGTCCCGGCTGGTTGCAGGGCGCGATCACGCTCGGAGGTGGCAGTCTGGCCGGTTCGCTCTTCATCGGCATCGTGGCCGGACCGCACCTGCTGTGGATTCAACCCTTCGCCATGCTGTGTGGCATCACCATGCTGTCGGCGATCGCTTACGTGACCCTTTCGACCGGCGAGCGACCGATGTTGACCGTCAGCCGTCACCTCACGCCGGTGTTGGCGATCGCTTGGGCGGTGGCGACGATCGTGGCCAACGTGGTGTTTGCGCTGCCGCAGTTTGCGTTGGCGACTTCGACCTTTTTGCAGAACCTCACCCCCAGCTGGGCCGACAGCGAAGTGGCTCCATGGATCATCGGCGGCGTCCTGGCGGTGACTTCCGTGGGCATCGTCTGGGGCTACGAATCCGGCAGCAAAGGTATCCGGCTGTTTGAACTCGTGCTCAAGGTGCTCGTGGCGGTGGTGGTGCTCTCCTTTTTCCTCGTGGTGGGCATGCTGGTGGCGCGAGGGCAGATCGATGTCGGCGCGGTGATGGCGGGTCTCATTCCGCACCTCTCGCAACTACACGAACCGACGCCGCAACTGGCCGAAATCGCGGCCGCGACGGGGGCGCACGAGGGCTTGTGGCGGGAGATCATTTCCAATTCGCAGCGCGACATCATCATCGCAGCGGGCGGCACGGCGGTGGGCATCAACATGACCTTCCTGCTGCCCTACACCTTGCTGCGTCGCGGCTGGCAGCGGAAGCACCGCGAACTCTCGATGTTCGATCTTTCGCTCGGTCTGTTCATTCCGTTTGTCATCGCGACAAGCTGTTTGGTGATCGCGGCAGGCAGCGCGTTTTACACCAAGACCGACGACGTGCTCGCCCCCGACGGCAGTGTGCGGCCGGCGATGGTCCGTGCTTATGGCGACTCGGTGGACAAGTTCCTCAAGCTGCGCGACGGGGCGTCTTTTGCCTCACTCGACGCCGACGCCAAAGCGGCCGCTCGCGAAACCCTCGCGCCGGTCGACCGCCGCATGGCGGCCATGCTGGCCTCGCGTGACGCCGGACAACTCTCGGCGGCGCTGGCACCGGTGCTGGGTAAGGCGGGAGCGAATCTCGTGTTCGGGGTGGGCGTGATCGCGATGGCGTGGTCGAGCATCATCATCCTGATCCTCATGAACGGCCTCGCCATCGGCGCGGTGTTTAAGCGCGACGAGAACCCGACCGTGTTCCGCATTGGCACACTCATGCCGGGCATCAGCGGGTTCTTCGCGCCGGTCATCTGGACGGGTGCCTCGCGCGCGGCGCTGGCGATTCCGGCTTCGGTCATCGCGACGACGCTGCTGCCGATTGCTTACTTCACCTTCCTGCTGCTCATGAACAGTAAAGGCGCGCTGGGTAAAGATCGGCCGAGCGGGGGCGTGCGCTTGGTGGTGAACCTGCTCATGGCGGGCGCAACGAGTGCGGCGACCTTGGCCAGTGTCTGGGCGCTCAGCAACCGCGGCACGGCCGGCACCTGGGGGCTGGTCGGCCTCGGCTCGCTCTTCGCCATCGGCCTCATCAGCTTCCTGCGGAAGCGCAACACGGCTTGA